The nucleotide sequence TTTGCCTCCAATTGCACATTCTTCATTTTATTAAAAATATCAAGAATTAGCAACTCAATACTAGATAGACTATGACTGTCATTTATTTTGGTTTCTAAATATACCTTATTCATTAAACACTTAATGAATGGATTTTCCAAATGTAGACTTCCTTCAATATCTATTGATGAAACATCATATTCTTTTAACCATTTTTTTTCAAGCTCTAAATGGAATCCGCCTGCTTCTTTTGAATGTTTTTCTCCATAATGAATTTCTTGCCAATTAGTGAACATCAAGTTCCCTGGACTAAGTAGTGTTTTATTTTTTTTGTTTACATCTATCATGTTTCCATACAAAACAAACATAAAATATGGGTTTTCGTGATAATGCCAAGGAGTTCTATCTTCATTGTAATCATACTTAGTCAATAATATATCATTAAATGACATCTCTGAGTTTAAGCTACCATAATATTTACCTTTACTTGAAATTTCCATTTTTAACGCTCCGTTCTTTAACTAAGACGATAGTTACACCAAGATTGTTACTCTAAATCGATATATTGTTAAACGTGGTTTATTAGTATATGTAATTATACTTAGTGAGGATCGTTTTTATACTTATAATAGGTAATAAGTGAAGTTATATTTTTATTTTAGTCTTTTAATACTAATACTACATAAGTTATTCCATTTTTAAACACGATAGAACTTAAAGATTTTCTAGACTCGAAAGTTGTGCAATACAATAACCAAAAGTTTATTGAGAGCGACCCTATTCAAATTCCGCATCACTTTAGTAAAAAAGAAGATATTGAAATCGCTGGTTTTCTAACAGCTACCATTGCTTGGGGAAATAGAAAAAGTATCATCAACAATGCACAGCGAATGATGCAGTTGTTAGATAATGTTCCTCACGATTTTATAATCAATCATCAAGACAGTGACTTAGAAGCTTTTAAACCATTTGTACATCGCACATTCAACGGAAACGATTTTATACAATTCATTAAAAGTTTACAACATATTTACAATAAGCATGATGGTTTAGAAAATGTGTTTTTAAAATATACCAAGCAAGATTCCTTGCAAACATCTATTCATCATTTTAAAAAGCTTTTCTTTGAGATTGAACATTTACCTCGAACACAAAAGCATATTAGCGACCCTTTAAAAAATTCAGCAGCAAAGCGTATTAATATGTTTTTACGATGGATGGTTAGACAAGATAACGCAAGCGTTGACTTTGGTATTTGGAAGACCCTCTCTCCTAGTCAACTCTCTTGTCCTCTAGATGTGCATTCAGGCAATGTCGCACGTAAATTAGGATTACTCCATAGAAAGCAAAACGATGCTAAAGCATTAAACGAGTTAGATAGTTCACTAAGAATATTGGATAGCAAAGATCCTGTAAAGTACGATTTTGCCCTTTTTGGACTAGGTGTATTTGAAGGTTTCTAATAGTTAATAACAATTAATAATTATTTATTACAATTACCAGTAAAATAGTACTTTAGTAATATTCAAAATAAACCAACTAAATTTTTTGATTCATGAAAAAAATAATTACGCTTTTATGCATTGTGGCAATCACAACATCGTTTGCTCAAAGTAGAACAATTCCAGTAGACACTTTAGTAAAAACAACCCATAACACAACTATAAAAGGTGTGAGTATGTCTTATACAGCCGAAACTGGTACACAACCAGTTTGGGATGCTAATGGAGACCCAGTCGCAACATTATTTTACACCTACTATACTAGAAATAATATAAAAAACAGAGCTTCTAGACCACTAATCATTTCTTTTAATGGTGGTCCAGGGTCAGCTTCGGTTTGGATGCATGTAGCATATACAGGTCCAAGAATTCTAAATATTGATGATGAAGGCTATCCTGTACAACCTTACGGATTTAAAAGTAATCCTAACTCCATTTTAGATGTGGCAGATATTGTATTTGTAAACCCTGTAAATACAGGTTATTCTAGAATGGTTCCAGGAAAAGATGGAAAAATGCCTGATAGAAAACAATTTTTCGGAATTAATGAAGACATCAAATACTTAGCCGAATGGGTAAATACTTTTGTGTCTCGAAAAAACCGTTGGGAATCTCCAAAATATATTATTGGAGAGAGTTATGGAGGCACTCGTGTTATGGGATTAGCAAACCAGTTGCAAGGGAGCCAATGGATGTATTTAAATGGCGTGATTTTAGTATCCCCAGCGGATTATAATGCTTATAATACTGATGGTCAACCTGAATATTCAGCTTTAGACTTACCTTATAAAGCTGCTGCTGCATGGTATCACAAAATGTTACCTCCTACTTTGCAAAACAAAGATTTAACAGACATGCTGCCAGAAGTTGAGAGTTATGCTATTAATACATTAATGCCAGCAATTGCGAAAGGAGGGTTTATAAGTGATGATGAACGCAATAGTGTTGCTGAGAAAATGTCGCAATACACTGGTTTAAGTAAAAAAGCGATTTTGCAACACAATTTAGTAGTGCCAAATAATTTTTTCTGGAAAGAATTATTACGAGATAAAACTGGACAAACCATAGGTCGTTTAGATTCACGCTATTTAGGTATTGATAGAATGCAAGCAGGAATGAGTCCAGATTATAGTGCCGAATTAACATCTTGGTTACATTCGTTTACGCCAGCAATTAACCATTATATAAAAAATGAACTGAATTTCGACACAGATGTTAAGTATAATATGTTTGGCCCTGTGCATCCTTGGAATAATGATAATAACAATACCAGAGACAATTTACGTAAAGCAATGGCAACAAACCCTTATTTACATGTATTAAACCAATCTGGTTATTACGATGGTGCTACTACGTATTTTACAGCAAAATACACCTTATCACAAATTGACCCAAGTGGAAAATTAAAAGATCGCATGAGTTTTAAAGGTTATAGAAGTGGTCACATGATGTACCTTAGAAAGGAAGATTTAATTAAAGCCAATGAAGATATAAGAGAGTTTATTAAAAAATCTTCTGCTAATGGTAAATCAGCTAAATATTAATATATGAAACATCAAATTCTATTTAGTGCTTTATTGTTAACCCTTTTTTCTTGTGATACAAAGTTAGGAGAGGTAGTTACTTATGTTACTGCTCCTAATAGTTTAAATGGTTCAGAGTCTAGTTTGCATAAATCTGATGATGGTACTATTTACATAAGTTGGATAGAAACTGGTACTGATAATTCTAGTAAACTCTTACTATCAAAATTGGGCAACAATAATACTTGGTCTGAAACACAAATCATTGCAACTGGTAATAACTGGTTTTTAAATTGGGCTGACTTTCCTTCTGTAGTATCCTTTGGAAATAATCTAGCAGCACATTATTTGGAAAAAAGTGCTAGTGATACATATGCTTATGATGTTAAACTCGCCATATCCAATAATGATGGTAATAGTTGGAGTACTGCTATAACACCTCATACTGATAGCACAAATACCGAACATGGTTTTGTTAGCAAAGTTGCTATGAATGATGATTCATTTTTGTCGGTTTGGTTGGATGGTCGCCAAATGGCTTACGCAGAACAAGACTCCAGTATTGCAAAACAAATGACGCTTCGAGGAGCTGTTTTTGATAGCAACGGAAAAATTGAAAATGAATATCTGCTAGACGGTCGCGTATGTGATTGTTGTCAAACAGATGTTGCAATGAGTGAAGATGGTCCAATTGTTATTTATAGAGACCGTTCTGAAACAGAAATTAGAGATATTTATTATGTGAAACAAATTGATGGCATTTGGACTGAACCAAAAGCCATTTATAATGATAATTGGAAAATTACTGGTTGCCCTGTAAATGGACCAGCAATATCTACCAAAAAAAGTACTGTGGCTGTGGCTTGGTTTACCGTTGCAGATAATTTACCATCAGTAAAAGTAATATTCTCCAATGACAATGGTCAAACATTTAATGAACCTATAGAGATTGGAAATGTTGCTCCTTTAGGTCGTGTAGATGTTGAAATGCTTGAGGATAATTCTGCGCTTGTAAGTTGGATGGACACTATTGAAGGTAAAACAAGTATTAAGTTGCAACGTGTTGCTAAAAATGGGAAATTAAGTAATATTATAACTTTAGCAGAATCATCAGAAAGTCGCTCGAGTGGTTTCCCAAGAATGGTTGTAAAAGACAATCTAGCGTATATCACTTGGACTAAGGTTAATGACGGAAATAAATTATCAATTGAAACTGCAATTGTAAATACAGATTTAATAGAATAAACTTTTGAATATCTATAATGAATATATTTGCTCACGTCAACCTGAACTTGTTTCAGGTTCTCATTACAAATACATTGCTCACTGCCTTATGTGATTCCGAAATAAATTCGGAATGACGCTAAAAACAATTATTAAAGAAAGAACATATATAAATTTTAATTATAGACAAAACAAAAGGGGTTGAATAAAAATTCAACCCCTTTTGTTTTAATAGTATTTAAACTTATCCTTTTAACCAAGCGTTTCTCAAGTCCACTTGCGCCTTTGTCGCATCAGGTTTTGCTTGTAGCTTATTTCCAACTGTATAACCTTGAGTTAATGCTGTTTTAATAATAATTTCCTCTCCATTTCTATCCAATTTAACTTCAATCTCTTTTCCAGGTTGCCATCCATATACTTCTTGGAAAATTGAGTTTGCATTTTGAAGTGTTACTTCTTGCCCATTTACCATTTTAATCACATCATTAGCCTTAACACCTTGTTCTGCCCAAAAGCTATTTTGTTCTGCTAAAGCAGTAAAAAAGATGGTTCCTTTTTGTCCATCACCAGATACTATTGGTGCTCCATTAATTAATAAGTAGTTTGCTTTAACTTTAGATTCAGCAACATGCAATCCTACTTTTTCAAAAAATTTATTGTAATCAATAGGTGTTGTACCAACAACGTGAGCATCAAAAAACTCTTTTAAAGAAGGATACGTCATTGCAACAATTTCATCCAGAATTTTATCATCTTCAAAAGGTTTGTTTTTACCATACTTAAGAGATAGCTCTTTCATTAATGATAAAATTCCTCTATTACCGTTGCTACCTTCACGCATTAAAATATCAATACACATACCAATTAAAGCACCTTTTTGATATACATTGTAATACTGACTAGCATATGGCTCTTCTAAAACATTTTCACTCATTTCGGTAAAACTCATTGAGTCATTCATTGCTCTAGATGTTTGTATTTTACCCATTATCTTGCTGTAAAATTCATCTTCAGACACCAAATCTTGGTCTACTTGAAATAAGCTTGCAAAATATTCTGTTACACCTTCGTACATCCATAGATGCTTAGAAAATGTAGGATTGTTATAGTCGAAATAATGAACATCTTCAGAATGCACACTTAAAGGCGTTACAATATGAAAAAATTCATGTGATACAATATCCACCATTTGTGTAGCTAAAGCTGCTTCTTGCATAGATTCAGGCATAACCACAACAGTAGATGTGTGATGCTCTAAAGCACCAAATCCTTTTGGAGATTCTGGCTTTCCTTCAGATAAGTATACATAGATATCATAACGAGGTGTTGTGTTTACATCTCCTAAGTATGCTTTTTGTCCTTGCATCATCTTATACATCGTTTCTTTCATTGATGCTGCTGAATGAACTTTGTTTGGGGAATATACGCTTAAAACAATTTTAATATCACCAACCATAAACTCTTCAACATCTAGTTTCCCATACATCATTGGATTATCAGTAATATCGAAATATCTTGGTGCCAAATAACTAGAAGTTATTGAACTACCATCAGTACTTGTTGTACTTCCAGCTTGTTGTAATGCTGACGTGCGTACAAAATCAGCTGGAGCAGTAACATCTAATGTATATTGATTGTTCTTTAAGGAATCAAAATAACCAATAAATCCGTGTAAGTTTAACACATAATTATCTGGCTCAACATTAGTTCCAGCTGGTGAGAATGGTGTATCACCACCTATTCCTCCTGAGGTTTCAACATCAAAAGTATCATTTACGTTATAAGTGATATAATCCAACTTTGTAGCGTCATTTATAACCCAAGTATTAGTATCACTTTTACTAAAAGTTAGTGCATTTCCATCATAATCAACTGCTTTGAAATCATCAATGTATTTCCCGAAATCACTTACTGAATAAGTTCCTTGGACTACTTTTGGCAATCTGTAAGTT is from Pontimicrobium sp. SW4 and encodes:
- a CDS encoding carboxypeptidase, translated to MKKIITLLCIVAITTSFAQSRTIPVDTLVKTTHNTTIKGVSMSYTAETGTQPVWDANGDPVATLFYTYYTRNNIKNRASRPLIISFNGGPGSASVWMHVAYTGPRILNIDDEGYPVQPYGFKSNPNSILDVADIVFVNPVNTGYSRMVPGKDGKMPDRKQFFGINEDIKYLAEWVNTFVSRKNRWESPKYIIGESYGGTRVMGLANQLQGSQWMYLNGVILVSPADYNAYNTDGQPEYSALDLPYKAAAAWYHKMLPPTLQNKDLTDMLPEVESYAINTLMPAIAKGGFISDDERNSVAEKMSQYTGLSKKAILQHNLVVPNNFFWKELLRDKTGQTIGRLDSRYLGIDRMQAGMSPDYSAELTSWLHSFTPAINHYIKNELNFDTDVKYNMFGPVHPWNNDNNNTRDNLRKAMATNPYLHVLNQSGYYDGATTYFTAKYTLSQIDPSGKLKDRMSFKGYRSGHMMYLRKEDLIKANEDIREFIKKSSANGKSAKY
- a CDS encoding TIGR02757 family protein, whose product is MQYNNQKFIESDPIQIPHHFSKKEDIEIAGFLTATIAWGNRKSIINNAQRMMQLLDNVPHDFIINHQDSDLEAFKPFVHRTFNGNDFIQFIKSLQHIYNKHDGLENVFLKYTKQDSLQTSIHHFKKLFFEIEHLPRTQKHISDPLKNSAAKRINMFLRWMVRQDNASVDFGIWKTLSPSQLSCPLDVHSGNVARKLGLLHRKQNDAKALNELDSSLRILDSKDPVKYDFALFGLGVFEGF
- a CDS encoding helix-turn-helix transcriptional regulator, whose amino-acid sequence is MEISSKGKYYGSLNSEMSFNDILLTKYDYNEDRTPWHYHENPYFMFVLYGNMIDVNKKNKTLLSPGNLMFTNWQEIHYGEKHSKEAGGFHLELEKKWLKEYDVSSIDIEGSLHLENPFIKCLMNKVYLETKINDSHSLSSIELLILDIFNKMKNVQLEANSKKPNWVKKLYELIIDTEVDYSLSYLSKELNIHPVHLSREFHKYFGSTLGQYIRQLKLNKAIALILTKQYSMTEICYKCGFYDQSHFISNFKSIYKVPPTKFLRLIS
- a CDS encoding peptidase M61, encoding MKKITLMLGVCGLLLGCGSAKKTNDLAISNPIVTKIDLTKVVADKAPVTINPGRFTAETVTYRLPKVVQGTYSVSDFGKYIDDFKAVDYDGNALTFSKSDTNTWVINDATKLDYITYNVNDTFDVETSGGIGGDTPFSPAGTNVEPDNYVLNLHGFIGYFDSLKNNQYTLDVTAPADFVRTSALQQAGSTTSTDGSSITSSYLAPRYFDITDNPMMYGKLDVEEFMVGDIKIVLSVYSPNKVHSAASMKETMYKMMQGQKAYLGDVNTTPRYDIYVYLSEGKPESPKGFGALEHHTSTVVVMPESMQEAALATQMVDIVSHEFFHIVTPLSVHSEDVHYFDYNNPTFSKHLWMYEGVTEYFASLFQVDQDLVSEDEFYSKIMGKIQTSRAMNDSMSFTEMSENVLEEPYASQYYNVYQKGALIGMCIDILMREGSNGNRGILSLMKELSLKYGKNKPFEDDKILDEIVAMTYPSLKEFFDAHVVGTTPIDYNKFFEKVGLHVAESKVKANYLLINGAPIVSGDGQKGTIFFTALAEQNSFWAEQGVKANDVIKMVNGQEVTLQNANSIFQEVYGWQPGKEIEVKLDRNGEEIIIKTALTQGYTVGNKLQAKPDATKAQVDLRNAWLKG